gacacatctggctgaccaatatgggagcagaagagaagtattccttaattgcagaaaaggcttgcaacacTGCATCAGACCATACAGaaacatccgtccctttcttagtcatgtccgttaagggttttactattgtcaaaTAATTCTTATTAATTTttcagtaatagttggtgaatcctTAAAaaacgcataagagccttcagattttcgggtcgatcccagtccaatatagcatggactttctcaggatccattcgaaaaaccttgtgtaccgcaaaaacacatttctctaattttgtgagcaatttattatcccttagaatctgtaacacctgtctcacatgattcttATGTGGttccatgtcaggagaataaataagaatgtcatccaaatacatgatcacaaacctccccaccaggtgatgaaagatgtccttcacaaaatgttggaagaccgccggggcattggtcaacccggaaggcatgaccaggttctcaaagtgccccccaggagtattaaaagccgttttccattcatccccttccttgatcctaaccagataatatgccccccttaagtcaaacttggagaacaccttggcaccaataatctggttaagCGAATCGGtgatcaaaggaagagggtaaggatcatggATAGTAATCTGAGTTCATGAAAATtcagacatggccgaagacctccatcatttatttattttttttacaaaaaagatccctgcagccactggagacttggaaggtcttatgtgccctttcttcaaactctcagcaatatattctctcatggcctgcctttcaggttcagaaagattatacaacctagatttaagCAGTTTAgccccgggaataagattgacagggcaatcatattcccgatggaaaggtaaatcctgacatccactctcagaaaacacatcggcAAACTCGGATATAAAGGAGGGTACAGCCTTAGTAGTAACCACAGAAAAGGATGTATTGAGACAATTATTAATGCAATAGtctccccaatccagaatctacctagcttgccaatcaatagttggattatgcttggcaagccatggtaaacccagaaccataggtGCAGGGAGACCTTCTAAGTCAAAACATGAGATAACTTCttcatgaaagtcacccactcttaatctgatatcatgcaaaacttgcgacaagcacctctgagtaagaggggcagaatctatagcaaatacaggaatgtcttttttttatgtacttggtGTACAAACTGAGCATAAATCAGGTTCACCCCAGCCCTGCTGTCGATAATTACTTCAAGATCCCGGAGTCGCTCCCCCTATTTGCATGTgttcatccccagttataagctcAGGAGTTTCTTCACCCAGAGAGTCAAAGGAATATGGTACGTTATGTAATAGAACGTCCTAAGATTGTgggcccttagatctctctctcaggtgtctatcaatacgcacagccaaagacatagcggcttccaaagactcaggattcttataaaaaaggccaaagcgtccttcagcctctcagataatccctgacaaaactggttacagagagctggatcgttccactcagtatccgtatCCGTCCGTGACATTCTGTCTGTATCTCTGCATccactgtgtctgtattgtgtcCTATCACGACAGTGTGAGCATCTTGTGTTTCATTCCGCCTAGATGTTTTGATCACTGCCGTCCAGTATCTGCCATATTTATACGAGTTTCTGAAGTCCATATATCTGGTTATTGTACTTTGTCTGTCTTACTGATCGTTCTATCTTTCAGTTTCCTTTTTTGTCTTTTGTCACTTGCCTGTATCTGTGTTTGTCTTGGATTCGCCTGTATTCTGCTTGGTTCTGAATTTGTGTTTTGTATATGCTCCCGTTGCTTTGCACTACTATTTATGACCTATATGGGTCAGGTGCCAATTACACCAGGTCTATTCCACAAGGTAGCATACTGTTGGCTACCTACAGCGAAGTCTAGAGCCCTGTtttggggttaaagggtgaaaacaagGGAACCGCCAGTATAATGCCTTCAGGTCTAGCCAAATGCCAAACcatttagttggcacagtggttccacaaccattgtctGTACATCTGTCCATAACAACATCTTCCATGCCATGTATTATGTTGATACAGTTTGTTCCAATGGAGAGAATTATGGATTTAGGGTGAATTGGTGACATGCGTGGAACATTgtgcaggattagaaaaacatgactgcTTTTTTTCAATGATGCAACTGCTATGAGATTGTATCTGTTATTGCAGTCAAATTGCACTGAACTGAATGTGGCTGAGGTGCAATATCCCCCATAAcatgtggacaggtgtggtgctgttttcttgGGGGCAAAAAAGCAGACATTAgtcagtaacatagtttataattgAAAATGCATGGCTGATTTTCTGGACAAAATGAAAGAATAAATTGAATAGTATATTTCTGGTCTTTCTGCCTGCTAATTACTTTCACATATCCCATTCTCACTAGGGTTCAAAAGAGATACAATGTTACGTTAATAGAAAGTGCCATCCTTCAACTGTTTTCAAATAAAAGTttcattataaagcagtaacaAAATGAAAGACAATCTCTTTAAGACATATGGGTGGTATAGAGGATTCCTAGCTCAGAACCCTCTCTATTGACCAGAGAAGAAATACATAGGGAATCATATATTAAGACCTATATTATAGATTaacgtcttaataacccctataactggcagtggatccgccgaagttatgaagaggcgctggcctctacataacttcagagtatcctgcgccagtctaaatgtaagccagcttccttgccagCTTATATTTAGACAGTTttctgatgaatgagatgggctgcTCCTCACCcatgccacacccacttttttagacctggtgtgaacaGAAAATAGTTTCAGATTGCAGCACATaaactttgcaccacaatctgtgccagaaatacgcctaaacaTATTTTTGGATAGTAAATGGCTTCATAATTTCTTCCAGCAGTGTCCACTGTAGGAAAAATGTGAGGCTTGCCACAACTTTCTCTGGTCTTAACAGATGATTCCCTGAAGtttaaaaaaaggggttgtccagagggCAAAACCAACTTTAATATGGGGCTATAACTGCGAGCAGACAAAACTGTACTTATCAAGTAGCAATGGCTTTGTAAGCAAAAAGTCAGTACTGTAGTTTCTTAGGGTTAGATATTGGTGCAGGAGTGTCCTTTTTGGGACAACATGGGACTTCATGTACAAAAAAGAAGGGATGTTCTAAGAGAAGTGACTTTAACGTATGAAGTTTACAGTTCTCAAAATGAGTGGATGTTAGGTAACTGTCACAACCTCCTTTTAATGTACACTAGAGAATTTCTAGGTGTATACATTTAGTAGAAACCAGAAACACAGTGTGAACAGATCCTTAACGTGCAGGTATCAACACTTTGATTTGCATTtaaatatttagatttttttaatagttgtttacatttttgtattgtttttaaTCCATAGTAATTTACAATGTTGATTGTGTGATATTGCATGGTACTctgtacatacatatacattgctATGGCATGCAAAATCCCCTTTTGATATGGCATGAATCCCCCTAAATATGcaaagtaaaaaaacattttttatgtcttattaacactttttatttgttttttacacagGTCTTTTTCAAAGGGCAATTGCACAAAGTGGAACTGCCCTGTCCAGTTGGGCAGTTAGCTTTCAGCCTGCCAAATATGCCCGGATTTTAGCAACTAAAGTTGGATGCAACATGACTGATACTGTAGAACTTATAGAATGTCTACAGAAAAAGCCTTATAGAGAACTTGTGGACCAAGACATACAGCCAGCAAGGTATCACATAGCCTTTGGACCAGTAATAGATGGTGATGTAATTCCTGATGATCCTCAGATTCTAATGGAACAAGGCGAGTTTCTTAATTATGATATCATGTTGGGTGTGAACCAAGGAGAAGGACTGAAATTCGTGGAAAGTATTGTAGACCATGAGGATGGCATCTCTGCGAGTGACTTTGACTTTGCTGTTTCCAATTTTGTTGATAACTTATATGGATATACAGAAGGAAAGGATATAATGAGGGAAACAATCAAATTTATGTATACCGATTGGGCAGATCGACACAATCCTGAAACGAGAAGGAAAACATTGTTGGCGTTATTCACTGACCATCAGTGGGTTGCACCAGCAGTTGCAACTGCAGATCTGCACTCAAACTTTGGTTCTCCCACATATTTTTATGCCTTTTACCATCATTGCCAATCAGATCAAGTGCCTGCTTGGGCAGACGCATCCCATGGGGATGAGGTTCCGTATGTATTCGGAATTCCTATGATTGGACCTACAGAGTTATTCCCATGTAATTTCTCCAAAAATGATGTCATGCTAAGTGCAGTAGTAATGACATATTGGACAAATTTTGCTAAAACTGGGTAAGTACCATTCTATTGTTGAGGAATTAAATATTAGCAATACACATAGTGTATACAAGTATATtatttatatgtgtgtgtgtgtgtatgtgtttgtGTAATGGGCTGTTTTAAACCCTGGTGGGTCCAGTGCAGAGGTTATCAGTAGGTTTCCACACATTGTTCATTGTAAATTGTGCCACAGATCTAGTGTCCCTCATGGTAACAGTGCTGAAATGATGTCCCTTGTAGGTTCCTActtcttccttcccttctgtGAAGAGACTTATACTGTACCTCCTTATATAACTGGTTCTGTCCCCTTGTCTTTGGTGTTCCCATTCTCTAATGTTCCTCTGCTATGCTGGGCAGCAGTAACAGCAGCTGGCAAGGTAGCCCTAGTTTTCCCAGCCAGAAAAGAGCATTTGTTTTCCCCTGGTAACAGCATTGTGAGATGCTCCATGCCATGATTTCAACACTTGGCATTGAGGGGTGGAGAAAAGCTTCCTCCCAATGTTCATATACTTGGATAGCAGTGCAATGTTGTATGggatgtggggatttgctctggtagttaggactagcggatgcagtagaggcaaagtacacagttcttgaataaaacaggggtgtttattcacacattgatgtataacaaaatgcagataaggtcacAAAACGCAGGTCGCTTGgtatttgttcacacacaagaaaagtacataaacaataaaagtcaccttttctcctgggtgttaattctcagcctgttagcagttcagcctcatcaagtccataggcagcCTAtttgcctttagaggggcctgagtcctccagcctggctcaaacctcaaatcaacGAAACAGccatcagttcacagcacacagactcctgagctccactgtcagagggaggtaaatccacacacctggcagtgttgtctggtttttatgcctggcaaaacctggcctggaacatggggagtagtcacccacccagcactttgactactcccagtaagagccgtctcggatcagctatgacagccatgctaactctcaaggtgttaattagcaatagctgctgctgactagtgttgagtgcgaatattcaaatcgcgaattttaatcgcgaatatcgccacttgcaaatttgcaaatatttagaatatagtgctatatattcatattcgcgaatagtgttgaatattctaatcgcgaatttatcacaaatttattacattgccgatttttggcaattaagtaaacaatgactggagatcacgacttCTCGATTTTGCAATTTTATGAAGAATATTCGGCCAcaaattcgcgaaatatcgcaattcgaatattgcctatgccgctcatcactactgctgacacataaaataccggctcttacttcaccaaggccatccacgatgattccaagtACCTTCTTACAGGGAGTAGGGCAAGTTATGCTGAAAGAGTTATAAGATGCTGGGCACGCAGAATTCCACTTGTAATTTTCCACACATGGAAACAGTTGAAAATGGTGCCACTACcagggatagatagataaatagatagatagatagatagatagatagatagatagatagatagatagatagataatattcgatctatatatataaaaaaggacgtatatatgtatgtgtgcatgttccgcaaaaactcaaaaacgcaaccatccatttcaacgaaacttggtatacacatcccttactacctggaaagaaatcttgtggggtcaCAAAAAattacctacattagccaatacaaaccTGCAAGTCTCTCTGTTCAtatgccaactgccatacacacggtcacatgtcccttatcagccaatagaagccctTACTCTCCACACACAAagctttactccaggtttccataacaacccagccaacccaaatcgcacgacacatagggcacaactactctgctacatgcatccatcttggatggatttttttgcgactgtcatgtCACAGTCGcaacatgttgcagtgcgacaccatagcctatcattataaaaattgttgagacaaaatgtcacacaacacatgtcgtcatgtagccctagccttaaaggggcagggtcctgtggagatcactgttaaaggggcgggcaccatgtaggtcactgttaaaggggcaggcaccgtagaaaatcactgttaaaggggcgggcactttggagggcactgttaaaggggagggcactgtggaggtcactgttaaagaggagggcactgtagaggtcactgttaaaggggctggcactgtggaggtcactgttaaaggggcgggcactgtggaagtcactgttaaaggggcggacactttggaggtcactgttaaaggggtgggaactgtggaggtcattgttaaaggggaacgCTGCTGTGAagttcaaagttaaggggatgggctactgtggaggtcccattttaagaaggctgggcactgtgggggtcagtACTAAGGgttgggggggctgtggaggtcaccgttatagaggatactgtcgatatcttttaacgacacacgcaAACATTAagtaaaatagatgaaatatacccgtgcgaagccgggtccttctgctagtgttaTTATAAATATTGGGAGTTCCCTACAACATCAAACACAAATAATTGAGTTTACTTCAGCATTTCGTCTATACAGGAACCCTGCCTTGCATCTGCACTGATACAGTAGGTAATGCaaaacattcaagtgaatggaaccaTGCTGTAGTTATCTGCCCAGTGGGTGGGTGGGAGCATTTGTGTTCAATAAAATGAGCCATATAATTGTTTTCAATTCGTTCTGAGGATTGCGGAGGAGATATCCTGCAGTCCATACTCATATGCTACCATAGATACCATAAACTCTTTATTTGTCTGCAGAATGTTACTCTCAGCTGAGGATGAAGATTTTAAATCAACATGGCAAGCTATAATCTATTCTTGTTGCATTGACTAGGTCATTAAAAGTTTCAAACATTATTCTAACTGCTTgaccgttttcctttttttttactcctgccagAGCCATAACTTCAGTTTCCCATTgacatagtcatatgagggcttgcTTATGGCGGGACTGGTTgttctttctaatggcaccatttactgttagatatgatgtagtgggaagctgtaaaaaaattaaaatggggtgaaattattaaaaaaacacaattctgccacagttttatgggttttgtttttacagcatttcctaagtggtaaaactgacctgttaccttcattctctgggtcagtacaattataacaataccacatatagtttttcttgtgttttaatacaaaaaaaataaaaactattatatttttttgcattgccatatcaaaacccccataacttttttttatttttatgtccatGGAACTTtgtaagggctaatttttttgtgggacaataaaTTTGGTGTTtgactttttcatcactttttattcaatttttggggggaggtgaagtgacaaaaaaatggtgaatcagtgattttgatgtttttttttatattacgtcATTCAccttatgggataaatattttatattttaatagtacaggaatTTTTGAATGTGATGATgccaatgatgtttatttttttgttcttaatttaatattattttttcattttggggaaagggggtgatttgaattttttgattttttaatatttataaaacttttattttaactttttgatAGTTCCTCTAGGGAACATGAACAAGCAAGGTTGCTTCTCTCATAGATTCTAATGCATGAGCATTGGAGTCTAGGAGAATTTCaatgtgttcctatggagccctaacaGAGACAGGGTCTCCGTGAGAACCTATCTGCAGTAGCCACGGATCATTTAGGAGACTGTGGGGCACACCATCCAGCTCCCCGATCCCCACTAGGAGGAGCCATTGCATGCCAGAAAGCACATCTAAGAAGTTAAATAAGTACGGTCGACATTATCAACGATCACATATATTAGCTTCTGGTATCTGCTGTTTAAATCGATCACCATATTTAAAAACCCGACTCCCTACATAAATTTTCACTCACAAAGGAGTTAACTTGCAATTGGTTGACAATAATTCATGATATATTGAATTATACAAATCAATACCTATGTAATACATAATTTATCATTCTATATTTGATACTAACAAGGTAATTACACTCGCTTGCATTGCTATTCATTATTTattgttaaattttattttttttcttttagggaCCCAAATCAACCCgttccacaagacacaaaattcaTCCACACAAAGCCAAATCGTTTTGAAGAAGTTGCGTGGACTAGATATTCACAAAAGGACCAACTTTATCTCCACATTGGATTAAAACCCAGAGTTAAGGAACATTATAGGGCTAATAAAGTAAACCTTTGGCTAGAACTTGTTCCACATCTTCATGTGATTAATGACCTCACCACAACTAAAGGGCCATCTACAGATATCACTTCTAGACCAACAAGGAAAATCCTTGTACCTGTAACTTCAGCCTTTCCAACAATTAATGAAGATAACTTCAAACAACAGCCTAGTCCATTTTCATTGGAAAGAGACTATTCTACTGAGTTAAGCGTCACTATTGCTGTTGGAGCATCTCTACTTTTCCTTAATATTTTGGCATTTGCTGCATTATATTACAAAAAGGATAAAAGGAGACATGATGTGCATAGGAGATGTAGTCCTCAGCGCAACACTACAAATGACATAGCCCATGCACAAGAAGAAGAAATTATGTCTCTGCAAATGAAGCACACAGACTTGGACCATGAATGTGAATCTATCCATCCCCACGAGGTTGTTCTTCGAAATGCCTGTCCTCCAGACTACACACTAGCAATGCGAAGATCCCCAGATGATATTCCCCTAATGACCCCTAATACTATAACAATGATTCCTAACACTATACCAGGGATTCAGCCCATACATGCCTTCAATACTTATACTGCAGGACAAAATAACACACTTCCTCATCCCCATCCACACCCACATCCGCATCCACATTCACATTCTACAACCAGAGTATAGCCAGACTAAATGGAATACAGACTTTATTTTTGATGTATTACAGTAGTTGACCTTATTGGAAATTTATTGGATTTTCAACCCCACAGAACTTGCATTATTTAAAGATGGAGGATTACAATGTGCATACTGCACATACATatcaaaaacatttggaaattttggaaaaaaaatgtaaataatcaAAATGGACAACAGCAGCAATTGAAATAATTGTTGTGAATGatagtgtttttttaattcatattCAACTTTTTTTAGGTTTTAAGTTACAAATTGGCTTTAGGCATGTGCTACAAAAAAGAGAGGACAAAgacttaaaatgtatttatatgcaCAAGGGACTCACACATGGAATGTctgatatttttcacccccccttttttttattttgaactgTTTTATTGTGTAGATCATATATATAAGTGCACAAAGCACCAATGCTGTTAAGGCCTCATCTCGGGGCCCCATTCTGTAAACTGCCAATAGAACAAAAGAGGTTTCAAGTCCTGGCAAGTATAACATTATCACTTAAGTGCTGTCACTATCAATTGTGAAATAAAGGAAACTGGATCTTTTTAGCACGAAGTGCATGATAATTTGTATGCTtggtggctgtgctgctgattaAGCCACAATTAAAATTGTTCTCATcccattaaacttttttttttttcatgaaagaaTATGACATCAATTGGCAAACCTTAAGgtgatatttttttaaagggagcTTTAAAAAGTTTTTAATTCCAGCATTATATTGTCCTTGGTTCTTATTTGAGATAGAAATAAAAGGTGCATAATTTAGGTTAGAAATAGATTGAGAAACACTTACTGGAGAGAATCCCAAAGGATATATGTATTTAAAGATATATTACATGCTTGTTCAGTCTAAACAATTTTAGGTTTTATGGTAAATGATGCATTTTATTTGGTAGAGTTGAGATCTGATGCAATTGATAATAATGGTAAGTAACAATGCGTCCAAAGAAAACTTGAGTAATTGTCCCACTactgatatattttttaacagGTTTTTCATGTTGCATGTCCATgtgttaaaaatgtaaaatttttcgTTGCCACtgtaaatttattttatattgatgttacctcacagcagtatataagtAAAATGTATACATATGTAGATACCAAGGATACACTTTAATGAAGGGTGCCAACAAAATTTATAAACCCAGTTCTGCCTCTGTAATTTTATACTAATATTATCCAAACACAAAAATATGACTTTCCCTCTTGTCTATCAGGAAGGTATTTATCACAGTCTTTTCAAGGTGTTTGTATATGTATCAGATGTACATTTATATGGAAAATGATAGAGGTGGACTTAAGAGCACATCAATAAGAAATAATTTCTCTCTTACCTGTATATTTCTATTAGACAACAGTTAAcgtgtttttctttttgttttgtttcttcttttgtttctttcttttttttttacatttccaaaATTAGTAATTTTGATAGTTTGTAAGATAATGCAAATATGTTTCTCTGACAAACTAACTGCAGTAACTTTCTTTTCAGTTACTCTTTTTCAAAAATAAAGGCTTATTACACACAAACTTGTATATTAATGGAAATTACTTTGTACTTCTTGACCAAAATTCTGGTCACTGAGTGAAATAAAGATAATCTGGATAAACACTATTATTCCAATGCTGAAAAACATAATTTTGCTCATTAAAGAGCTGATGTGTTGATTATTGTtttgtcatttcatttttttttctccttaaacATTTAATAGTTTGGGTTTAAATCATTTAGCTCACATGCACAATTCACTGAcacatttctttgtaaaaaaTGTTTGTTACAGCTGTTCTCTTTTTCATGGAAATTCTTATTTTAATTGCATTAGAATATGATAAAGCTTACAAACATTACAGCTGGAGCACAAATTTTATGCACTGTATCATTCCTTTTTTATTCcatctggaaatgtatgaataaatagaCAACTAGACGTTACCATTCTTCTTGACAGTGGAGTGATTTTCTACACAGTCCATTGTGTGATCAGTGTGGACACTTCCAAACAGTACAGAACACACCTAGTTGATAAGGGGCATGATAATACCATGTATCACttcattcatacatttccagaaggaataacagaggaacagcagagTTCTAAGACAAGGACTGCCAGATTTGTCATCTTATGGATAATTAAAGAATTTACGAATATACTAAAATGGACATGTGAGGAGAGCTGAGAGTTGACATTTGAATACAAAAATATGGtgaggctatatatatatatatatatatatatatacacagtacagaccaaaagtttggacacaccttctcattcaaagagttttctttattttcatgactatgaaaattgtagattcacactgaaggcatcaaaactatgaattaacacatgtggaattatatacatgacaaacaagtgtgaaacaactgaaaatatgtcatattctaggttcttcaaagtagccaccttttgctttgattactgctttgcacactcttggcattctcttgatgagcttcaagaggtagtcccctgaaatggttttcacttcacaggtgtgccctgtcaggtttaataagtgggatttcttgccttataaatggggttgggaccatcagttgcgttgaggagaagtcaggtggatacacagctgatagtcctactgaatagactgttagaatttgtattatggcaagaaaaaagcagctaagtaaagaaaaacgagtggccatcattactttaagaaattaaggtcagtcagtcagccgaaaaattgggaaaactttgaaaataagggctatttgaccatgaaggagagtgatggggtgctgcgccagatgacctggcctccacagtcaccggacctgatcccaatcgagatggtttggggtgagctggactgcagagtgaaggcaaaagggccaacaagtgctaagcatctctgggaactccttcaagactgtaggTCCGCAATACAGGGGCACAGGCCATGTGCACCCtcatcatggatgcagaccaattcacttgaacggaagcttccatggtgtttctgtccgtgccttcgcaccgcaaaaaaatagaacatgttctattttttttactgcacggacggatcacagacccattcaagttgaatgggtctcgatctgtcctggccactgcacggatgttgccatgtgtatgaggccttagtctaCAGAGCCAGAATACCAGAATAGGGTTGTTTCTGGCTGGAACTGGAGTGGTTAATTTTGTGTGATAGAGGCCCTATATTCTATATTCTTGGTCTTCCTGTTTATAGGCTCCTCTAATGTCTGGGTCAGTTGAGGCATTTTTCTCTAGGGATGCAAAATCTTCCTCTCTGAGGCAACTGTCTGACTAAATATGGAGTCTTGGTGGAGAAGAGCCACTGTGAAGAGATGAGTGGAGAGGGACATAGTCCACTCCAAGATCTCAGCAACTGTAGGAACAACATGAGCAGTAGAGGAGTAGTGCAGAGACTACATCTAACAGAGAGAGGGGGTGAGAGTGAGAGAGAGCACACACTGAGTATTATATATGGGGGGGAACAATGACATAATGGATGAATTCATAATGCTGAGAGAGAGCATGACCAAGGAAAAGACATAATGAAAGTATATTACATGGCTAAGGGAGTATAACAATGTAGAACACACAATGTTGACTGAGAGCAGTGTAGACTGCATGCTATAGTGTTATTATCCTGGTATACCAC
The sequence above is a segment of the Bufo bufo chromosome 4, aBufBuf1.1, whole genome shotgun sequence genome. Coding sequences within it:
- the NLGN1 gene encoding neuroligin-1 is translated as MAFPKSNRLNCLWRIARLRLLPMGLDVMFPLCIFGFLLHITTVYSQKLDDVDPIVATTYGKVRGIKKELNNEILGPVIQFLGVPYAAPPVGEHRFQPPEPPTTWGDIKNSTQFAPVCPQNIVGGRLPEVMLPVWFSNNLDVVSSYVQDQNEDCLYLNIYVPTEDGPLTKKQTDDLGDNEGAEDEDIRDSGGPKPVMVYIHGGSYMEGTGNLFDGSVLASYGNVIVITVNYRLGVLGFLSTGDQAAKGNYGLLDLIQALRWTSENIGFFGGDPLRITVFGSGAGASCVNLLTLSHYSEGNRWSNSTKGLFQRAIAQSGTALSSWAVSFQPAKYARILATKVGCNMTDTVELIECLQKKPYRELVDQDIQPARYHIAFGPVIDGDVIPDDPQILMEQGEFLNYDIMLGVNQGEGLKFVESIVDHEDGISASDFDFAVSNFVDNLYGYTEGKDIMRETIKFMYTDWADRHNPETRRKTLLALFTDHQWVAPAVATADLHSNFGSPTYFYAFYHHCQSDQVPAWADASHGDEVPYVFGIPMIGPTELFPCNFSKNDVMLSAVVMTYWTNFAKTGDPNQPVPQDTKFIHTKPNRFEEVAWTRYSQKDQLYLHIGLKPRVKEHYRANKVNLWLELVPHLHVINDLTTTKGPSTDITSRPTRKILVPVTSAFPTINEDNFKQQPSPFSLERDYSTELSVTIAVGASLLFLNILAFAALYYKKDKRRHDVHRRCSPQRNTTNDIAHAQEEEIMSLQMKHTDLDHECESIHPHEVVLRNACPPDYTLAMRRSPDDIPLMTPNTITMIPNTIPGIQPIHAFNTYTAGQNNTLPHPHPHPHPHPHSHSTTRV